In Dehalococcoidia bacterium, a single genomic region encodes these proteins:
- a CDS encoding SDR family oxidoreductase, whose amino-acid sequence MSKPVDFSLNGKVTIVTGGSETIGRGIALEYARNGAKVVVAARTPEKLDAIRLEIENEGGDCLTVPTNVRDSAQLEAMVQQTIEHYGRIDVLVNNAGGAVAEDFKRAPLLDLTDQDIMGCLDLNVKSLIRASALVVPQMQKQGGGTIINMGSMGGVGRGWGGWGPPHMTVYNITKAAVIYLSKAMATQWAPLVRVNCINPGFIDSPVIREGRTEEVLDGIRMGIGVERFGTPQDVANAAVYLASDAAEWVNGTALDIYGGAKWG is encoded by the coding sequence TTGAGCAAGCCAGTAGATTTTTCATTAAATGGGAAAGTTACTATCGTAACGGGTGGTAGTGAAACCATAGGCAGAGGTATTGCGCTTGAATACGCGAGGAATGGTGCGAAAGTTGTTGTTGCAGCACGGACACCTGAGAAACTCGACGCAATAAGGCTAGAAATTGAAAATGAGGGTGGAGATTGCCTTACTGTGCCAACGAACGTCAGGGATTCGGCTCAACTTGAGGCTATGGTACAGCAAACCATCGAGCATTATGGAAGAATTGATGTTCTAGTAAATAATGCCGGGGGCGCAGTGGCTGAGGATTTCAAAAGAGCTCCTCTTTTAGATCTTACTGATCAGGACATCATGGGTTGCCTAGATCTCAATGTGAAAAGCCTCATAAGAGCATCTGCTTTGGTGGTGCCGCAGATGCAAAAACAAGGTGGGGGGACCATAATAAATATGGGATCCATGGGCGGTGTAGGTCGTGGCTGGGGGGGTTGGGGTCCTCCGCATATGACCGTCTACAACATCACTAAAGCAGCGGTGATCTACTTGTCCAAGGCAATGGCTACGCAATGGGCTCCTCTTGTAAGAGTAAATTGCATAAATCCAGGGTTTATTGACTCTCCCGTCATACGTGAAGGCAGAACAGAAGAGGTCCTTGATGGCATTCGGATGGGTATTGGAGTAGAGCGCTTTGGAACGCCCCAGGACGTTGCAAATGCTGCAGTTTACCTCGCTTCTGACGCCGCTGAGTGGGTTAATGGCACGGCATTGGATATATATGGTGGTGCTAAGTGGGGTTAA